One genomic region from Streptomyces sp. NBC_00582 encodes:
- a CDS encoding amino acid permease encodes MTTTSPADVRPDPPHSPTPPGSAADDRSLAEFGYRQELHRSLGRYASFAAGFSFISVLTTVFQFFAFGYAFGGPVFFWTWPVVLVGQLLVAACFAELAARYPISGAIYQWSSRLSTPSFGWFAGWIMVIGQIVVVAAAALALQMVLPAIWSGFQLIGTDPSPVSPDGAANAALLGVLLLVLTTLVNLVDNRVMSVVNRVGVTAEIIGAVLIVVLLLTHSERTPTITFHTEGAAGDGLFGALLVGSFTAAYVMIGFDSAGEMSEETHNPRRTAPRTILTALGAAGLLGGLIVLGGLLAAPSLTDGRLGVDGLSYVLTSSLGDGVGKVLLADVVVAIAVATLAIQTAACRMLFSMARDGQLPFSARLARVNPRTGMPSAPALVVGVLAAALLLLNFASPDAFLAIGTTCIVMLYLAYAMVTGPLLVRRLRGGFSSAGTDETGAPLFSLGRWGVPVNALALLYGLLMTVNLAWPRAAVYDPAGGHWYFQWFTVLFLAATLVAGVAFRAYRARTPAS; translated from the coding sequence GTGACGACCACCTCTCCCGCCGACGTACGCCCCGACCCGCCGCACTCCCCCACCCCGCCCGGCTCCGCCGCCGACGACCGCTCCCTCGCCGAGTTCGGCTACCGCCAGGAACTGCACCGCAGCCTCGGCCGGTACGCCTCGTTCGCCGCCGGGTTCTCCTTCATCTCCGTCCTGACCACCGTCTTCCAGTTCTTCGCCTTCGGGTACGCCTTCGGCGGCCCCGTCTTCTTCTGGACCTGGCCGGTGGTGCTGGTCGGGCAGCTGCTGGTCGCCGCCTGCTTCGCCGAACTGGCGGCCCGCTATCCGATCTCCGGCGCGATCTACCAGTGGTCGTCACGCCTGTCCACGCCGTCGTTCGGCTGGTTCGCGGGCTGGATCATGGTGATCGGGCAGATCGTCGTCGTCGCGGCGGCCGCTCTCGCCCTGCAGATGGTGCTGCCCGCGATCTGGTCCGGCTTCCAGCTCATCGGCACCGACCCCTCGCCCGTCTCCCCCGACGGCGCGGCCAACGCGGCGCTGCTCGGCGTCCTCCTGCTGGTCCTCACCACACTCGTCAACCTCGTCGACAACCGTGTGATGTCCGTGGTCAACCGGGTCGGCGTGACCGCCGAGATCATCGGCGCGGTGCTGATCGTCGTCCTGCTGCTCACCCACTCCGAGCGCACCCCGACCATCACCTTCCACACCGAGGGCGCCGCCGGGGACGGCCTGTTCGGGGCGTTGCTCGTGGGCTCGTTCACCGCCGCCTACGTGATGATCGGCTTCGACAGCGCTGGCGAGATGAGCGAGGAGACCCACAACCCCCGCCGTACGGCGCCCCGGACGATCCTCACCGCGCTCGGCGCCGCCGGACTGCTCGGCGGACTGATCGTGCTCGGCGGACTGCTCGCCGCACCCAGCCTCACCGACGGCCGCCTCGGCGTCGACGGCCTCTCCTACGTCCTCACCAGCAGCCTCGGCGACGGCGTCGGCAAGGTGCTCCTCGCGGACGTGGTGGTCGCGATCGCGGTGGCCACCCTCGCCATCCAGACGGCGGCCTGCCGGATGCTGTTCTCCATGGCCCGCGACGGCCAACTCCCCTTCTCCGCCCGCCTCGCCCGGGTGAACCCGCGCACCGGCATGCCGAGCGCCCCCGCCCTCGTCGTCGGCGTCCTCGCGGCGGCCCTGCTCCTGCTGAACTTCGCCTCGCCGGACGCCTTCCTGGCCATCGGCACCACCTGCATCGTGATGCTGTACCTCGCCTACGCGATGGTCACCGGACCGCTGCTGGTGCGCCGGCTGCGCGGCGGGTTCTCCTCGGCCGGCACCGACGAGACCGGCGCCCCGCTGTTCTCCCTGGGCCGCTGGGGCGTCCCCGTCAACGCCCTCGCGCTGCTCTACGGCCTGCTGATGACCGTCAACCTGGCCTGGCCCCGGGCCGCGGTGTACGACCCGGCGGGCGGCCACTGGTACTTCCAGTGGTTCACCGTGCTCTTCCTCGCCGCGACGCTCGTGGCGGGCGTCGCCTTCCGCGCCTACCGCGCCCGGACACCGGCGAGCTAG
- a CDS encoding GNAT family N-acetyltransferase, translating into MRSMPFTAGFVLPAGTLSGSPQPVLATGDGLVLRPWRAGDAPVVHAVFQDPLMHQWHIRSAESLEEVAGWIEEWQTAWSGERNAQWAVVDADTDRVLGRVALREILLSEGTAEVAYWTAPKARGGGIAARATTALARWAFDEIGFHRLELMHATGNNASCRVADKAGFTLEGTKRSAVLHQDGWHDMHLHARVQGD; encoded by the coding sequence ATGCGCAGCATGCCCTTCACCGCCGGCTTCGTGCTGCCCGCCGGGACTCTGTCCGGCTCCCCCCAGCCCGTCCTCGCCACCGGGGACGGACTGGTCCTGCGTCCCTGGCGGGCCGGGGACGCGCCCGTCGTCCACGCCGTCTTCCAGGACCCGCTGATGCACCAGTGGCACATCAGGTCCGCCGAGTCCCTGGAGGAGGTCGCCGGCTGGATCGAGGAGTGGCAGACGGCGTGGAGCGGTGAACGCAACGCGCAGTGGGCCGTCGTCGACGCGGACACCGACCGGGTGCTCGGGCGGGTGGCGCTGCGCGAGATCCTGCTGAGCGAGGGGACGGCCGAGGTGGCGTACTGGACCGCCCCCAAGGCCCGCGGCGGCGGCATAGCGGCCCGCGCCACCACGGCGCTCGCCCGCTGGGCCTTCGACGAGATCGGCTTCCACCGCCTGGAGTTGATGCACGCCACCGGCAACAACGCCTCCTGCCGCGTCGCCGACAAGGCCGGTTTCACCCTGGAGGGCACCAAGCGCAGCGCCGTCCTCCACCAGGACGGCTGGCACGACATGCATCTCCACGCGCGCGTGCAGGGCGACTGA
- a CDS encoding roadblock/LC7 domain-containing protein: MIQQRQNFDWVLKELYDGVPGIEMIVVLSSDGLRIARYAGEPDAADRVSAACAGMQSLATAIAQEMECVEGDMNLIMIEMDGGYFYMMSAGANAYLAVLSDVCCEPGRMSASMRDLVVRIGAHLTSPPRRNGQTV, translated from the coding sequence GTGATCCAGCAGCGCCAGAACTTCGACTGGGTGCTCAAGGAGCTCTACGACGGCGTCCCGGGCATCGAGATGATCGTCGTCCTCTCCTCCGACGGCCTGCGCATCGCCCGCTACGCCGGTGAACCCGACGCGGCCGACCGCGTCTCGGCCGCCTGCGCGGGCATGCAGTCCCTCGCCACCGCCATCGCCCAGGAGATGGAGTGCGTCGAGGGCGACATGAACCTCATCATGATCGAGATGGACGGCGGCTACTTCTACATGATGTCCGCCGGCGCCAACGCCTATCTCGCCGTCCTCTCCGACGTGTGCTGCGAACCGGGCCGCATGAGCGCCTCCATGCGTGATCTCGTGGTCCGGATCGGCGCCCATCTGACCAGCCCGCCCCGCCGCAACGGGCAGACCGTATGA
- a CDS encoding urea amidolyase associated protein UAAP2 yields MKTVVPARAAWSAIVREGETLTVTDLHGNQAVDFLVYDAHDTSVRYSAPDTIHAQGGIFLTTGSVLMSNEHTPLMTVTADAVGRHDTVGGACSKESNTLRYGHHTYAQHACVDNFLAEGARYGLGKRDLVSNINWYMNVPVEKDGTLGIVDGLSAPGLALTLRAERDVLVLVSNCPQVNNPCNGFEPTAVEMTIEAAG; encoded by the coding sequence ATGAAGACCGTCGTCCCGGCCCGCGCCGCCTGGTCCGCGATCGTCCGCGAGGGCGAGACGCTCACCGTCACCGATCTGCACGGCAACCAGGCCGTCGACTTCCTCGTCTACGACGCCCACGACACATCCGTGCGCTACAGCGCCCCCGACACCATCCACGCCCAGGGCGGCATCTTCCTCACCACGGGCAGCGTGCTGATGTCCAACGAGCACACCCCGCTGATGACGGTCACCGCCGACGCGGTCGGCCGCCACGACACCGTCGGCGGCGCCTGCTCCAAGGAGTCCAACACCCTGCGCTACGGCCACCACACGTACGCGCAGCACGCGTGCGTGGACAACTTCCTCGCCGAGGGCGCCCGGTACGGCCTCGGCAAACGGGACCTGGTCTCCAACATCAACTGGTACATGAACGTGCCCGTCGAGAAGGACGGCACCCTCGGCATCGTCGACGGCCTCTCCGCCCCCGGCCTCGCCCTCACCCTGCGCGCCGAGCGCGACGTCCTCGTCCTGGTCTCCAACTGCCCCCAGGTCAACAACCCGTGCAACGGCTTCGAGCCGACGGCCGTGGAGATGACGATCGAGGCCGCCGGATGA
- a CDS encoding GTP-binding protein, with protein sequence MDFKGSDTVPGPRAEDQLPQTTTAAAKIVVVGGFGVGKTTMVGAVSEIKPLTTEETMTQAGIGVDDDYGSDTKTATTVAMDFGRIRITDKVVLYLFGTPGQERFWFLWNGLFEGALGAVVLVDTRRLEVSYEVMGRLEEGGVPFVVAVNTFPDGPRYPLDDLRAALDLAPDVPIVECDARRRASSRDVLMTLMRFLHTLSLRGSLT encoded by the coding sequence ATGGACTTCAAAGGCTCTGACACGGTCCCCGGCCCCCGGGCCGAGGACCAGCTCCCGCAGACCACCACGGCCGCGGCGAAGATCGTCGTCGTGGGCGGCTTCGGCGTCGGCAAGACGACCATGGTCGGCGCCGTCAGCGAGATCAAACCGCTGACCACCGAGGAGACCATGACCCAGGCCGGTATCGGGGTCGACGACGACTACGGCTCCGACACCAAGACCGCCACCACCGTGGCCATGGACTTCGGGCGCATCCGCATCACCGACAAGGTGGTGCTCTACCTCTTCGGCACCCCCGGCCAGGAACGCTTCTGGTTCCTGTGGAACGGCCTCTTCGAAGGCGCCCTCGGAGCGGTCGTCCTGGTCGACACCCGCCGACTGGAGGTCAGTTACGAGGTCATGGGACGGCTGGAGGAGGGCGGAGTGCCCTTCGTCGTCGCCGTCAACACCTTCCCCGACGGCCCCCGTTACCCCCTCGACGACCTCCGGGCCGCCCTCGACCTGGCCCCGGACGTGCCGATCGTGGAGTGCGACGCCCGCCGCCGCGCCTCCAGCCGGGACGTCCTGATGACCCTCATGCGGTTCCTGCACACCCTGTCGCTCAGGGGCAGCCTCACCTGA
- a CDS encoding sensor histidine kinase: MVSVQSPPGRRELSFARLLLLPAILMAAVTGAAVALVAGPARLAVGVCGAVATVLVTAAGADTRRRSLRHRELRAASDEHVAHLERRLAAQQEENRFIAKELVPLAAEWIRGGNSPEEVMHHLGEREPFFHDLDDGQRVLVQRFLDALDYENALRDSLQRAFVNVARRVQAIVHQQCAELREMEEDHGRNPEVFDDLLRIDHGTSMIGRLADSIGVLGGGRPGRSWPKPVPLYSVLRGGMSRILEYPRIKLNSIAKVNIRGISVEPLIHAIAELLDNATRFSPPQSKVHVNAVEVQTGIAIEIEDSGVSLSEEARAKTEKMLDDAMRGVTMQDLGGAPRLGLAVVGRLCTSFNLQVSLRTSAYGGVRAVLVVPREMMTNEPAPGYAHGIGASSGQIDLSNLEGPKRPPKRRRPTNPKIPANVSLEDDVPVITEWTDKGLPQRRSKAIIPISQRYAEAYAAQEAAERAEREGEPDPFAQARPEPPKPKKKQEPGVAFEAFWEGLKKIAPPGVHPTDFTRNPTAYLHLIEDKPMPEADDEGDLT, encoded by the coding sequence ATGGTGAGTGTTCAGTCCCCACCCGGTCGCCGAGAACTTTCCTTCGCCCGACTGCTGTTGCTGCCGGCGATACTGATGGCCGCGGTGACCGGAGCCGCCGTCGCCCTCGTGGCGGGGCCGGCACGGCTCGCCGTCGGCGTCTGCGGAGCCGTGGCCACCGTGCTGGTGACCGCGGCGGGGGCCGATACGCGGCGCCGCAGCCTCCGGCACCGGGAACTGCGCGCGGCCTCCGACGAGCACGTGGCCCATCTGGAGCGGCGCCTCGCCGCCCAGCAGGAGGAGAACAGGTTCATCGCCAAGGAGCTGGTCCCCCTCGCCGCGGAGTGGATCCGCGGGGGAAATTCCCCCGAGGAGGTGATGCACCACCTGGGTGAGCGCGAACCGTTCTTCCACGACCTCGACGACGGACAGCGCGTCCTCGTCCAGCGGTTCCTCGACGCCCTCGACTACGAGAACGCCCTGCGCGACTCCCTCCAGCGCGCCTTCGTCAACGTCGCCCGCCGGGTGCAGGCGATCGTGCATCAGCAGTGCGCGGAACTGCGCGAGATGGAGGAGGACCACGGCCGCAACCCCGAGGTCTTCGACGACCTGCTCCGCATCGACCACGGCACCTCCATGATCGGCCGCCTCGCCGACTCCATCGGGGTCCTCGGCGGCGGCCGCCCCGGCCGCAGCTGGCCCAAGCCCGTCCCGCTCTACAGCGTGCTGCGCGGCGGCATGTCCCGGATCCTCGAGTACCCCCGCATCAAGCTGAACTCCATCGCCAAGGTCAACATCCGCGGCATCTCCGTCGAACCGCTGATCCACGCGATCGCCGAACTCCTCGACAACGCCACCCGGTTCTCGCCGCCGCAGTCCAAGGTGCACGTCAACGCCGTCGAGGTGCAGACCGGGATCGCCATCGAGATCGAGGACTCCGGCGTCAGCCTCAGCGAGGAGGCCCGCGCCAAGACCGAGAAGATGCTCGACGACGCCATGCGCGGCGTCACCATGCAGGACCTCGGCGGCGCCCCGCGCCTCGGCCTCGCCGTCGTCGGACGTCTGTGCACCTCCTTCAACCTCCAGGTGTCGCTGCGCACTTCGGCGTACGGCGGCGTCCGCGCCGTCCTCGTCGTGCCCCGCGAGATGATGACCAACGAGCCGGCACCCGGCTACGCCCACGGCATCGGCGCCTCCTCCGGGCAGATCGACCTGAGCAACCTCGAAGGCCCCAAGCGCCCGCCCAAGCGGCGCCGGCCCACCAATCCCAAGATCCCGGCCAACGTCTCCCTCGAGGACGACGTGCCCGTGATCACCGAGTGGACCGACAAGGGCCTGCCACAGCGCCGCTCCAAGGCGATCATCCCGATCAGCCAGCGCTACGCCGAGGCCTACGCCGCGCAGGAGGCCGCCGAGCGCGCCGAGCGCGAGGGCGAGCCGGACCCGTTCGCGCAGGCCCGGCCCGAGCCGCCGAAGCCCAAGAAGAAGCAGGAACCCGGAGTGGCCTTCGAGGCCTTCTGGGAGGGCCTGAAGAAGATCGCCCCACCGGGCGTCCACCCCACCGACTTCACCCGCAACCCCACCGCCTACCTCCACCTGATCGAAGACAAACCCATGCCCGAGGCCGACGACGAAGGGGACCTCACGTGA
- a CDS encoding urea amidolyase associated protein UAAP1, which produces MAATATTYGARAHARAQEGTGAEAMPVVPAADWPAPPCEAGHLVWAETVAGGNYTHRVLARGTELRLTDLRGDACAHLLLHVDGRPWERLNVADTVKVQWNAYLGEGVLLLSDQGRVLASLIADTSGRHDALAGTSTLARNTARYGDGTPQGPSPAGRELFKLAAAKNGLEPRDLPPSLSFFQGVEVREDGTLDFTGSAGPGGSVTLRAEQDLVVLIANVPHPSDPRADYVSTPLEVLAWRAAPTRPGDPLWDATPEGRRAFLNTAEFLTARGLV; this is translated from the coding sequence ATGGCGGCGACAGCGACCACGTACGGGGCACGCGCCCACGCCCGTGCCCAGGAGGGCACCGGCGCCGAGGCGATGCCCGTCGTCCCGGCGGCCGACTGGCCGGCCCCGCCCTGCGAGGCGGGCCATCTGGTGTGGGCCGAGACCGTGGCGGGCGGCAACTACACCCACCGGGTCCTCGCCCGCGGCACCGAACTGCGCCTGACCGACCTGCGCGGCGACGCCTGCGCCCATCTGCTGCTCCACGTGGACGGCCGCCCCTGGGAGCGGCTGAACGTCGCCGACACGGTCAAGGTCCAGTGGAACGCGTATCTCGGCGAGGGCGTGCTCCTCCTGTCCGACCAGGGCCGCGTCCTCGCCTCCCTGATCGCCGACACCTCCGGCCGGCACGACGCCCTCGCCGGCACCTCCACCCTGGCCCGCAACACCGCGCGCTACGGCGACGGCACCCCGCAGGGCCCCTCCCCCGCCGGCCGTGAACTGTTCAAACTGGCCGCCGCCAAGAACGGCCTCGAACCCCGCGACCTGCCGCCCTCGCTCTCCTTCTTCCAGGGCGTCGAGGTACGCGAGGACGGCACCCTCGACTTCACCGGCTCGGCCGGCCCCGGCGGCAGCGTCACCCTGCGCGCCGAACAGGACCTCGTCGTCCTGATCGCCAACGTGCCGCATCCGAGCGACCCCCGCGCCGACTACGTCAGCACCCCCCTGGAGGTCCTCGCCTGGCGCGCCGCGCCCACCCGTCCGGGCGACCCGCTGTGGGACGCCACCCCCGAGGGCCGCCGCGCCTTCCTCAACACCGCCGAATTCCTCACCGCGAGGGGGCTCGTATGA
- a CDS encoding cytochrome P450, producing the protein MTPEHPTTTGPRDLALDPPPGCPAHAKGPGGLTRLYGPGAEDLGALYEQLREEYGPVAPVLLHDDLPMWIVLGHAENLQMLRTPSTFTKDTRLWAPQREGRVRPDHPYMPHIAWQPICAHAEGEEHKRLRGAVTAAMETLDERSVRRYIYRATQTLVNRFCEEGRADLVGQFAEHLPMAVMCRLLGMPDEYNDKMVACARDALKGSETAVESHGYVVDALSRLTTRRRAQPADDFTSHLIAHPAGLTDDEVREHLRLVLFAAYEATVNLLSNVLRMVLTDPRFIARLNGGEMTVPEAVEQSLWDEPPFSTIFGYIAKQDTELGGQRIREGDGLFFAPAPGNVDPRVRPDLSAHMRGNRSHLAFGRGPHECPGQDIGRAIADVGVDALLSRLPDIQLACEEDDLRWTTSIASRHLVALPVDFEPKPQQDVKLRPTHAAVVPPQRAFRPLHIDPRPATPAPEPRSAPQPEPPAPQPVHRPGAWQRFLSWWRGY; encoded by the coding sequence GTGACGCCTGAACACCCCACGACGACCGGACCCCGCGATCTCGCCCTGGACCCGCCGCCCGGCTGCCCCGCCCACGCCAAGGGGCCCGGCGGACTGACCCGGCTCTACGGCCCCGGCGCGGAGGACCTCGGCGCGCTCTACGAGCAACTGCGCGAGGAGTACGGCCCCGTGGCGCCGGTCCTGCTCCACGACGACCTGCCGATGTGGATCGTCCTCGGCCACGCCGAGAACCTCCAGATGCTGCGGACGCCCTCGACGTTCACCAAGGACACCCGGCTCTGGGCGCCGCAGCGGGAGGGCAGGGTCAGGCCCGACCACCCGTACATGCCGCACATCGCCTGGCAGCCCATCTGCGCCCACGCCGAGGGCGAGGAGCACAAGCGGCTGCGCGGCGCGGTCACCGCGGCCATGGAGACCCTCGACGAGCGCAGTGTGCGCCGGTACATCTACCGGGCCACGCAGACCCTGGTCAACCGCTTCTGCGAGGAGGGCCGGGCCGACCTGGTCGGTCAGTTCGCCGAGCACCTCCCGATGGCGGTGATGTGCCGGCTCCTCGGCATGCCCGACGAGTACAACGACAAGATGGTCGCCTGCGCCCGGGACGCCCTCAAGGGCAGCGAGACCGCCGTCGAGAGCCACGGGTACGTCGTCGACGCGCTGAGCCGGCTCACCACGCGCCGCCGCGCCCAGCCCGCCGACGACTTCACCAGCCATCTCATCGCCCACCCGGCCGGGCTGACCGACGACGAGGTCCGCGAACACCTGCGCCTGGTCCTCTTCGCCGCCTACGAGGCCACGGTCAACCTGCTCTCCAACGTGCTGCGGATGGTCCTCACCGACCCGCGCTTCATCGCCCGGCTCAACGGCGGAGAGATGACCGTGCCGGAGGCCGTCGAGCAGTCCCTGTGGGACGAACCGCCGTTCAGCACGATCTTCGGCTACATCGCCAAGCAGGACACCGAGCTCGGCGGCCAGCGCATCCGCGAGGGCGACGGGCTCTTCTTCGCGCCCGCCCCCGGCAACGTCGACCCCCGGGTGCGCCCCGACCTCTCCGCCCACATGCGGGGCAACCGCTCCCACCTCGCCTTCGGCAGGGGCCCGCACGAGTGCCCCGGGCAGGACATCGGCCGTGCCATCGCCGACGTGGGCGTCGACGCGCTGCTGTCCCGGCTGCCGGACATCCAGCTCGCCTGCGAAGAGGACGACCTGCGCTGGACGACGTCGATCGCCTCCCGGCACCTGGTGGCGCTGCCCGTGGACTTCGAGCCCAAGCCGCAGCAGGACGTCAAGCTCAGGCCGACCCACGCGGCGGTCGTCCCGCCGCAGCGCGCCTTCCGCCCGCTGCACATCGACCCGCGGCCGGCCACCCCGGCGCCCGAGCCGAGGTCTGCCCCGCAGCCCGAGCCGCCCGCCCCGCAGCCGGTCCACCGCCCCGGCGCCTGGCAGCGGTTCCTGTCCTGGTGGCGGGGGTACTGA
- a CDS encoding DUF742 domain-containing protein produces MTPPQRRRRLPLPLPLSPPTPAPAPPQDAPADGEKQPERFYTLTGPDGERAPLDLVTLIVACADPPSSTTPEQAVVLRMCAAPLSVAEVSAYLGLPFSVVTVLITELLAAELVQARAPIVRQKLPDRSLLEAVMHGLQRL; encoded by the coding sequence ATGACGCCTCCGCAACGCCGGCGGCGCCTGCCCCTGCCCCTGCCCCTGTCGCCCCCGACCCCCGCACCGGCCCCGCCCCAGGACGCCCCGGCGGACGGGGAGAAACAGCCCGAGCGGTTCTACACCCTCACGGGTCCCGACGGGGAGCGCGCGCCGCTCGACCTGGTGACGTTGATCGTGGCGTGCGCCGATCCCCCCTCGTCCACCACCCCGGAACAGGCCGTGGTGCTCCGTATGTGCGCCGCCCCCCTGTCGGTGGCCGAGGTGTCCGCCTACCTCGGCCTGCCGTTCAGCGTCGTCACGGTCCTGATCACCGAGCTGCTGGCGGCCGAACTGGTCCAGGCACGTGCCCCGATCGTCCGGCAGAAGCTTCCCGACCGATCCCTGCTCGAAGCGGTGATGCATGGACTTCAAAGGCTCTGA
- a CDS encoding RluA family pseudouridine synthase → MRRRPPPPPSPLPQRDGVDPVRVRLPGEGDWATVRDHLVERLSGAGDGVVDGMLRAGLVVGADGTAVAPDAPYVPGMFVWFHRELPAEVPVPFPLEVVHRDEHIVVVDKPHFLATTPRGSHVTETALARLRRELGIPALGAAHRLDRLTAGLVLFTVRPEERGAYQTLFRDRRVRKVYEAVAPYDPARTWPVTVRSRIVKERGILTAREVPGEPNAVSDLEPVEHRADGLARYRLVPHTGQTHQLRVHMTALGVPILGDPLYPEVTEPRPAGDFRRPLQLLARELEFTDPVTGVEHRLRSGRVLESWTSYARWAA, encoded by the coding sequence ATGAGACGTCGTCCCCCTCCTCCGCCGTCCCCCCTGCCGCAGCGCGACGGGGTGGATCCGGTGCGGGTGCGGTTGCCCGGGGAGGGGGACTGGGCCACCGTGCGCGACCATCTGGTGGAGCGGCTCAGCGGTGCCGGGGACGGGGTCGTCGACGGGATGCTGCGGGCCGGGCTGGTGGTCGGCGCCGACGGGACGGCGGTGGCGCCGGACGCCCCCTACGTGCCGGGCATGTTCGTCTGGTTCCACCGGGAGCTGCCCGCCGAGGTCCCGGTGCCGTTCCCGCTCGAGGTCGTGCACCGCGACGAGCACATCGTCGTCGTGGACAAGCCGCACTTCCTGGCCACCACCCCGCGCGGCAGTCATGTCACCGAGACCGCGCTGGCCCGGCTCAGACGGGAGCTCGGCATCCCCGCCCTGGGCGCGGCGCACCGCCTGGACCGGCTCACCGCCGGGCTGGTGCTGTTCACGGTGCGGCCCGAGGAACGCGGCGCCTACCAGACGCTGTTCCGCGACCGGCGGGTGCGCAAGGTGTACGAGGCGGTCGCCCCGTACGACCCGGCGCGCACCTGGCCGGTGACCGTGCGCAGCAGGATCGTGAAGGAGCGCGGCATTCTCACCGCCCGCGAGGTGCCGGGCGAGCCGAACGCGGTCAGCGACCTCGAACCGGTCGAGCACCGGGCGGACGGGCTGGCCCGCTACCGCCTGGTCCCGCACACCGGGCAGACCCATCAACTGCGCGTCCACATGACCGCGTTGGGCGTGCCGATCCTCGGCGACCCACTCTACCCGGAGGTGACCGAGCCCCGGCCGGCCGGTGACTTCCGGCGCCCGCTGCAACTGCTGGCGCGGGAGCTGGAGTTCACCGATCCGGTCACGGGCGTGGAGCATCGGCTGCGCAGTGGCCGGGTGCTGGAGTCCTGGACGTCGTACGCCCGTTGGGCCGCGTAG
- a CDS encoding TetR/AcrR family transcriptional regulator, with amino-acid sequence MGTNHGGDGRGGRRVGRPRAAQRPDSGLEPRAELLSAAAELFTTRGYAATTTRAVAERAGMRQASMYHYVSGKEELLAALLESTVTPSLTYARALLAEDGRAAEERLWELCRTDVELLCGGPYNLGGLYLLPEVRTERFAGFHAVRAELKDAYRQLIAATAAGGALVKSALDLRTDLVFGLIEGVILVHRSDPERPVSDFARATADAALRITGA; translated from the coding sequence ATGGGGACGAACCACGGAGGCGACGGACGCGGCGGACGCCGGGTCGGCAGGCCGCGGGCCGCGCAGCGGCCGGACAGCGGCCTCGAACCGCGCGCCGAACTCCTGTCCGCCGCAGCGGAGTTGTTCACCACACGCGGCTACGCCGCCACCACCACCCGGGCGGTCGCCGAGCGGGCCGGTATGCGCCAGGCCTCGATGTACCACTACGTCTCCGGCAAGGAGGAACTCCTCGCCGCCCTGCTGGAGTCCACCGTCACGCCCTCGCTGACGTACGCCCGCGCGCTGCTCGCCGAGGACGGGCGGGCGGCCGAGGAGCGGCTGTGGGAGCTGTGCCGCACCGACGTGGAACTGCTGTGCGGCGGGCCGTACAACCTCGGCGGGCTCTACCTGCTGCCCGAGGTGCGCACCGAGCGGTTCGCCGGCTTCCATGCGGTGCGCGCCGAACTCAAGGACGCCTACCGGCAGTTGATCGCCGCGACGGCCGCAGGCGGCGCGCTCGTCAAGAGTGCGCTGGATCTGCGGACCGATCTCGTGTTCGGGCTCATCGAAGGCGTCATCCTCGTCCACCGCTCGGATCCCGAGCGGCCCGTCTCCGACTTCGCCCGCGCCACCGCCGACGCGGCGCTGCGCATCACCGGGGCCTGA
- a CDS encoding siderophore-interacting protein, which produces MAERPARKPRKPHAAQVVRTERLTPHMQRVVLGGEGLSEFSAGTCTDHYVKLLFGPEGVTYPEPFDMERIRAEFPREQWPVTRTYTVRAWDAEHRELTLDFVIHGDEGLAGPWAARVQPGETVRFMGPGGAYTPDTDADWHLLAGDESALPAIAAALESLPSGAVAHAFIEVDGPEEEQKIDSDVEVTWLHRDGRPVGERLVEAVEALQFPEGRVHAFVHGEAAAVKELRRLLRVDRRIPREDLSISGYWRLGHNEDGWQASKREWNARVEAEQEDATPAA; this is translated from the coding sequence ATGGCAGAACGCCCGGCACGGAAGCCGCGCAAGCCCCACGCCGCGCAGGTCGTCCGCACCGAACGGCTGACCCCGCACATGCAGCGCGTGGTGCTCGGCGGCGAGGGTCTGAGCGAGTTCTCGGCGGGCACCTGCACGGATCACTACGTGAAACTGCTCTTCGGCCCCGAGGGCGTGACCTACCCGGAGCCCTTCGACATGGAGCGGATCCGCGCCGAGTTCCCGCGCGAGCAGTGGCCCGTGACCCGGACGTACACCGTGCGGGCCTGGGATGCCGAACACCGTGAGCTGACCCTGGACTTCGTCATCCACGGCGACGAGGGCCTGGCCGGTCCCTGGGCGGCGCGCGTCCAGCCGGGCGAGACCGTCCGTTTCATGGGCCCCGGCGGCGCCTACACCCCCGACACCGACGCCGACTGGCATCTGCTCGCCGGTGACGAGAGCGCCCTGCCCGCGATCGCCGCCGCCCTGGAGTCGCTGCCCTCCGGTGCCGTGGCGCACGCCTTCATCGAGGTCGACGGGCCCGAGGAGGAGCAGAAGATCGACTCCGATGTCGAGGTCACCTGGCTGCACCGCGACGGCCGGCCGGTGGGCGAGCGGCTCGTCGAGGCCGTCGAGGCGCTCCAGTTCCCCGAGGGCCGCGTCCACGCGTTCGTGCACGGCGAGGCCGCGGCCGTGAAGGAACTGCGCCGGCTCCTCCGCGTCGACCGGCGGATCCCCCGCGAGGACCTCTCGATCTCCGGCTACTGGCGCCTCGGCCACAACGAGGACGGCTGGCAGGCCTCCAAGCGGGAGTGGAACGCGCGCGTGGAGGCCGAGCAGGAGGACGCCACCCCGGCCGCGTAG